The proteins below come from a single Mycobacterium parmense genomic window:
- a CDS encoding sulfotransferase family protein: protein MDLAGQLGTGDRPVALFVLGFARSGTSALTRVLSLCGAVLPTGLLGATARDPAGFWEPRAAVYLNGAILRRHGSAGFDPTLRLQEEDAFSAAEKAAWIAKIRKFFAALPAAPLVVIKDPKITALSGLWLEAARRAGFAPMVVIAVRHPEESVKSLTASAGTSPELGSALWLKYSLLAERDTRGLPRVFVEYANLMDDWRREIKRISTALAIELDTRGEDAIEKFLASGLRHHRHGDSVSRPFGADWIPAAYEALSAAARDEPWEQTTLDRVFESYRSSEQGFRTAFDNFHRLYKFYRLVPISVVNCFLKVSAIAHRRSETWA, encoded by the coding sequence ATGGATTTGGCCGGGCAGCTCGGCACTGGGGACCGGCCGGTCGCGCTGTTCGTGTTGGGGTTTGCACGGTCCGGAACCTCGGCGTTGACGCGGGTCCTCTCGTTGTGTGGTGCGGTGCTCCCGACTGGGCTGTTGGGTGCCACCGCGCGGGATCCTGCCGGATTTTGGGAGCCTCGCGCGGCCGTCTATCTCAACGGAGCAATCCTGCGCCGGCACGGCAGCGCGGGGTTCGACCCGACTTTGCGCCTGCAGGAGGAAGATGCGTTCAGCGCCGCCGAGAAGGCCGCCTGGATCGCCAAAATACGGAAATTTTTCGCAGCGTTGCCGGCCGCGCCGCTCGTGGTGATCAAAGACCCGAAAATCACAGCGCTGTCTGGTTTGTGGCTTGAGGCGGCACGCCGGGCCGGATTCGCCCCGATGGTCGTGATTGCGGTGCGCCACCCCGAGGAGTCCGTGAAATCGTTGACGGCGAGCGCTGGGACGTCACCGGAGTTGGGGAGTGCCCTGTGGCTGAAATACAGCTTGCTGGCCGAGAGGGATACGCGCGGCTTGCCGCGCGTATTCGTTGAGTACGCCAACCTGATGGACGATTGGCGCCGAGAGATCAAGCGGATTTCCACGGCGCTCGCGATCGAACTGGATACCAGGGGTGAGGATGCAATCGAGAAATTCCTTGCATCCGGTCTTCGGCACCACCGACACGGTGACTCGGTATCTCGGCCCTTCGGTGCGGACTGGATTCCGGCGGCTTACGAAGCGCTGAGCGCGGCCGCGCGGGACGAACCCTGGGAGCAAACCACGCTGGACCGTGTTTTCGAGTCATATCGGTCGAGCGAACAAGGCTTCCGCACTGCGTTCGACAATTTTCACCGCCTCTACAAATTTTACCGGCTCGTTCCGATATCGGTCGTCAACTGTTTCCTCAAGGTCAGCGCCATCGCTCACCGGCGAAGCGAGACTTGGGCTTAG
- a CDS encoding GMC oxidoreductase, protein MPELAEPRAARSATTYYDALARAGRCTDEIEDISRRFPRRFVPFIGSGTGGSSALYGMVCERFFVADFTPRQNFRDPGESTVPEAWPITYDQMQPWYTQAEKLLGVRGQPDPLRPEAADVGLPPAPPFSTDNQPLVNYLTGRGLHPYHLPMACDYTDGCATCQAYLCEKSCKNDAGRNGVLPAITVYGAQLLAECRVLRLEADRTQVKQVICQHRGDMLALQANVVVLAAGALATPVLLLNSRSGDWPRGLANGSDWVGRNLMRHLMDWIEVWPQSGCRITAENKEIGLNDFYFWQGQKYGTVQSAGTMATLAPIDMLTNHPGWQPKAMRLMRPAVRPIYERFFNGGLVLAAIMEDLPYPDNRVLPSDRPSEDGRQRLRLRYRLHTSEVQRRAEFLRQVKEVLKPFRNLTLRTGESNSTLGHVCGTCRFGTDPKTSVLDPQNRAHEVDNLYVVDASFFPSSTGLNPSLTVAANALRVAAHVNQVHFAT, encoded by the coding sequence ATGCCCGAACTCGCCGAACCTCGAGCCGCGCGTTCGGCAACGACCTACTACGACGCGTTAGCCCGCGCGGGACGCTGCACCGATGAGATCGAAGACATCAGCCGGCGCTTCCCGCGGCGGTTCGTGCCCTTCATCGGCAGCGGCACCGGCGGGTCCTCGGCCCTCTACGGCATGGTCTGCGAACGATTCTTCGTCGCCGACTTCACCCCCCGGCAAAACTTCCGCGACCCCGGCGAATCCACCGTGCCCGAGGCGTGGCCCATCACCTACGACCAGATGCAACCGTGGTACACCCAAGCCGAGAAACTGCTCGGGGTACGCGGCCAACCCGACCCCCTGAGACCCGAAGCCGCAGACGTCGGCCTGCCCCCCGCCCCGCCGTTCTCGACCGACAACCAGCCGCTGGTCAACTATCTGACCGGTCGCGGACTGCACCCTTACCACCTGCCGATGGCCTGTGACTACACCGACGGTTGCGCCACCTGTCAGGCCTATCTCTGTGAGAAGTCGTGCAAAAATGACGCCGGACGCAACGGCGTGCTGCCCGCCATCACCGTGTACGGCGCGCAGCTGCTGGCCGAGTGCCGGGTCCTGCGCCTTGAGGCCGACCGCACCCAGGTCAAGCAGGTGATCTGCCAGCACCGCGGCGACATGCTTGCCCTGCAGGCCAACGTGGTGGTGCTGGCCGCCGGCGCGCTGGCCACCCCAGTGCTGTTGCTCAACTCCCGCTCCGGCGACTGGCCACGCGGATTGGCCAACGGCTCAGACTGGGTGGGACGCAACCTCATGCGACACCTTATGGATTGGATCGAGGTCTGGCCCCAGTCCGGCTGCAGGATCACGGCCGAAAACAAGGAGATCGGGCTCAACGACTTCTACTTCTGGCAGGGGCAGAAGTACGGCACCGTGCAGTCAGCTGGCACCATGGCCACGCTCGCACCCATAGACATGCTGACGAATCACCCCGGCTGGCAGCCCAAGGCGATGCGCCTGATGCGGCCGGCGGTACGGCCGATCTACGAACGCTTCTTCAACGGTGGACTGGTGCTGGCCGCGATCATGGAAGACCTGCCCTACCCGGACAACCGCGTGCTGCCAAGCGATCGGCCCAGTGAGGATGGCCGCCAGCGACTGCGCCTTCGTTATCGGCTGCACACCAGTGAGGTCCAGCGCCGCGCGGAGTTCTTGCGGCAGGTAAAAGAGGTGCTGAAGCCATTTCGCAACCTCACTCTCCGCACCGGCGAAAGCAACTCGACCCTGGGTCATGTCTGTGGCACCTGCCGTTTTGGAACCGATCCCAAAACCAGCGTGCTCGACCCGCAAAACCGCGCACACGAAGTCGACAACCTCTACGTCGTCGACGCCTCGTTCTTTCCTTCCAGTACCGGTTTGAACCCCAGTTTGACTGTCGCGGCGAACGCTTTGCGGGTGGCCGCTCACGTTAACCAGGTGCATTTCGCCACCTGA
- a CDS encoding glycosyltransferase gives MKFVLANWGRRGDVEPCVAIGRELSRRGHDVRMAVPPDLVGFAESVGLEAVACGPDTQAIMGLTRKYWTCYFSNPWKIRELRRLRNELAAALAQCFTEVSTTLASVTDEADLLCIGVNFEVAAANVAEYHRIPLASLHWFPVRGRSQVLSFLPAPLSRGAMSVFWWLSWLVTKKVEDAQRHELGLPKATGPAQQRITERGSLEIQAYEEVCFPGLAAEWKKWGSQRPFVGTLTMELTTDADEEVASWIAAGTPPICFVFGSIALESAADTLAMIGATCAQLGERALVCAAGTDFSGVPSVEHVKVVGAVNYAAVFPACRAVVHHGGGGTTAAVLRAGVPALILWTLPDQPLWGAAIKRLGVGTARRLSATSQKSLVADLGTILAPEYLVRARELATRMTKPAESVATAADLVERFARAGRVG, from the coding sequence ATGAAATTTGTGCTGGCAAATTGGGGCAGGCGTGGCGATGTCGAACCCTGCGTGGCGATCGGCCGCGAGCTGTCGCGTCGGGGGCATGACGTCCGCATGGCGGTCCCGCCGGACTTGGTGGGCTTCGCCGAGTCTGTTGGGCTCGAGGCCGTCGCCTGCGGACCGGACACGCAAGCCATCATGGGATTGACGCGTAAATACTGGACGTGTTACTTCAGCAACCCTTGGAAGATTCGCGAACTGCGCAGGCTGCGGAATGAACTCGCGGCGGCTCTTGCCCAGTGTTTTACCGAGGTGAGTACCACGCTTGCCTCGGTGACGGACGAAGCTGACCTCCTCTGCATCGGCGTGAATTTCGAAGTCGCCGCCGCGAACGTCGCCGAGTACCACCGCATTCCGTTGGCCTCACTGCATTGGTTCCCGGTGCGGGGGCGAAGCCAAGTCCTGTCGTTTCTGCCGGCACCATTGAGCCGCGGCGCGATGTCGGTGTTCTGGTGGCTGTCCTGGCTGGTAACCAAGAAAGTCGAGGACGCGCAACGCCACGAGCTCGGTCTGCCGAAGGCGACCGGCCCGGCGCAGCAGCGGATCACCGAACGCGGATCCCTGGAGATCCAGGCCTACGAAGAGGTGTGTTTCCCAGGATTGGCGGCCGAATGGAAGAAATGGGGAAGCCAGCGGCCGTTCGTCGGCACGCTCACGATGGAGTTGACCACGGACGCCGACGAGGAGGTCGCGTCCTGGATTGCGGCGGGCACACCGCCGATCTGCTTCGTGTTCGGCAGCATCGCGCTCGAGTCCGCCGCCGACACGCTGGCGATGATCGGCGCGACCTGTGCGCAGTTGGGCGAGCGGGCGCTGGTGTGCGCCGCCGGGACCGACTTCAGCGGCGTCCCTTCCGTCGAGCACGTCAAGGTGGTCGGCGCGGTGAATTATGCGGCCGTTTTCCCCGCGTGCCGGGCGGTCGTGCACCACGGCGGCGGCGGCACCACGGCCGCGGTCCTGCGCGCGGGAGTTCCCGCGTTGATTCTCTGGACGTTGCCCGATCAGCCACTGTGGGGGGCTGCTATCAAACGACTGGGGGTGGGCACTGCCCGACGTCTATCGGCCACGAGTCAGAAATCGCTGGTAGCGGACCTTGGCACTATTCTCGCCCCCGAATATCTCGTGCGTGCCCGCGAACTCGCCACCCGGATGACCAAACCCGCCGAAAGTGTCGCGACCGCCGCCGATCTTGTGGAGAGGTTCGCCCGAGCCGGGCGTGTCGGCTGA
- a CDS encoding MmpS family transport accessory protein, translating into MKRLWIPLVVLAVIGAGGVAVSRLHGIFGSDKPMTYSDTKADNTKPFNPKHLRYEIFGPPGTVAEISYFGADGDPEHADGVTLPWSLEFPITAAAAIGSIAAQGDSDSIGCRIWVDGVLKAEKVTHEVSAFASCMLKAA; encoded by the coding sequence CTGAAACGCTTGTGGATTCCTTTGGTCGTGCTCGCGGTGATCGGCGCCGGCGGAGTGGCGGTGTCGCGGCTGCACGGCATCTTCGGCTCCGACAAACCAATGACCTATTCCGACACCAAAGCCGACAACACCAAACCGTTCAATCCCAAGCACCTCAGGTACGAGATCTTCGGGCCGCCGGGAACCGTGGCCGAGATCAGCTACTTCGGCGCCGACGGTGACCCCGAGCACGCTGACGGCGTGACGCTGCCGTGGTCGTTGGAGTTCCCGATCACCGCGGCGGCCGCCATCGGGAGCATCGCAGCGCAGGGAGACAGCGACAGCATCGGTTGCCGCATCTGGGTGGACGGGGTGTTGAAGGCCGAGAAGGTCACCCACGAGGTGAGCGCCTTCGCCTCCTGCATGCTGAAGGCCGCATGA
- a CDS encoding MFS transporter: MASPHDLTTSEERPSTRHFVAVISALSGIQLLAMIDGTVVIFALPKIQNELGLSDAMRSWVITIYVLASGGLMLLGGRIGDTIGHKRTLILGAALFTFTSAMCGVAWDGGVLVAARLLKGVAAAFVAPTAMALVATTFPKGPTRNTAVAVFGAISSVGSVVGLVAGGALAEVSWRLAFLVNVPIGLVVIYLAATALRETNKKRMKLDAAGGVLATLACTAAIFGLSTGPEKGWLSTVTLGSGLVTVAAFAAFILVERTAENPIVPLTLFFDRNRLATFAATFLTGGVTFTMAVLIALYVQNVMGYGPMHAAIAFVPFAFATAVGAGVASRLVTRFPPRALVITGGIVLLGAISCGSTLSRGAPYFPNLALPIVVAGIGLGMINVPLGLALIASVRVDELGPISAIAVMLRSLAGPLVLAVIQAAITARTLRAGGSRGPVKAVNGAQMHALENGFTYGWVCLGGVVTLIGAVALLIGYTAQQVARAQEVKTALDVEGR, from the coding sequence ATCGCTTCGCCTCATGACCTGACAACCTCCGAGGAGCGCCCGTCGACCCGCCACTTCGTCGCGGTGATCAGCGCTCTCAGCGGCATCCAGCTGCTGGCGATGATCGACGGCACCGTCGTCATCTTCGCGCTCCCGAAGATCCAAAACGAGCTGGGCTTGTCGGATGCGATGCGGAGCTGGGTGATCACCATCTACGTGCTGGCCTCCGGCGGCCTCATGCTCTTGGGCGGCCGTATCGGTGACACCATCGGCCACAAGCGCACTTTGATCCTCGGCGCCGCGCTGTTCACCTTCACCTCGGCGATGTGCGGCGTCGCCTGGGACGGCGGTGTGCTGGTGGCGGCCCGCCTGCTGAAGGGCGTCGCGGCCGCCTTCGTGGCACCGACCGCTATGGCGCTGGTGGCCACGACGTTTCCCAAGGGGCCGACGCGCAACACCGCGGTGGCGGTGTTCGGCGCGATCTCCAGCGTCGGGTCGGTGGTCGGCCTTGTCGCGGGCGGGGCACTCGCCGAGGTCTCGTGGCGCCTGGCGTTCCTGGTGAACGTACCGATCGGACTGGTGGTGATCTACCTGGCCGCTACCGCGTTGCGGGAAACGAACAAAAAGCGGATGAAGCTCGACGCCGCCGGCGGTGTGCTGGCCACCCTGGCCTGCACCGCCGCGATATTCGGCTTGTCGACGGGTCCGGAGAAGGGCTGGCTGTCGACCGTCACCCTGGGTTCGGGTCTGGTGACGGTCGCGGCGTTCGCGGCGTTCATCCTCGTCGAGCGGACGGCCGAGAACCCCATCGTGCCGCTGACGCTGTTCTTCGACCGCAACCGGTTGGCCACGTTCGCGGCCACGTTTCTCACCGGCGGGGTGACGTTCACGATGGCCGTGCTGATCGCGCTGTATGTGCAGAACGTCATGGGATATGGACCGATGCACGCAGCCATCGCGTTCGTCCCGTTCGCGTTCGCCACAGCCGTCGGTGCGGGCGTGGCCTCCCGGTTGGTGACTCGATTCCCGCCTCGCGCGTTGGTGATCACCGGCGGCATCGTCCTGTTGGGCGCCATCTCATGCGGATCCACGCTCAGCCGCGGCGCCCCTTATTTTCCCAATCTTGCGCTGCCGATCGTCGTCGCAGGTATCGGGCTCGGCATGATCAACGTCCCCTTGGGCCTCGCCCTGATCGCGAGCGTGCGCGTCGACGAACTGGGCCCCATCTCGGCGATCGCGGTGATGCTGCGGAGCCTCGCCGGGCCGCTGGTGCTCGCCGTCATCCAGGCCGCCATCACGGCGCGCACACTTCGCGCGGGTGGCAGCCGCGGGCCGGTGAAGGCCGTCAACGGCGCCCAGATGCACGCGCTGGAAAACGGCTTCACCTACGGCTGGGTGTGCTTGGGAGGGGTGGTCACCCTCATCGGCGCGGTCGCGCTACTCATCGGCTACACCGCTCAACAGGTGGCACGCGCCCAAGAAGTCAAGACGGCCCTCGACGTCGAGGGCCGGTAG
- a CDS encoding condensation domain-containing protein, with translation MDQAFYAGHCAAGQTEVMQVMWLYERAVDMKAVERLHRNLGYTLFGRRIERSPLPFGRHRWVFDRAPSDIDVAACPRPRSELSDWLDERSQIPVDPETGPSWHFGVLPLTDGSMAVSLVMSHYVCDGVGGIIAVTEALMGLTRDLGYPPPHSRSRLRAVIEDAGETVRAAPEVARALVAGARMARSNRDLVSTDKRPAAVTGDGGGDLIVVPGVAIYMDMGEWDARARALGGTSSTLTAGFTAKLGEHLGFRHGKDGDVTVQLLVNNRGEGDTRALAVTFVRVNIDPTRATTDLSEARVAIKQALTSLRETPDNSSLVAALTPFTSKRTWKRLVDTANTDPDHPVVCSNLGELGPTTRLDGTDCDYPYARGTRQGVTRQWLEQIGGQLQVLSLRASGVGKVAMTVLAYQPGAQNTKAALRELCARALAEFGLTGEID, from the coding sequence TTGGACCAGGCGTTCTACGCCGGGCATTGCGCTGCCGGCCAGACGGAGGTCATGCAGGTGATGTGGCTGTATGAGCGCGCCGTCGACATGAAGGCGGTCGAACGACTGCACCGGAATCTCGGTTACACGCTGTTCGGCCGGCGGATCGAGCGGTCACCGCTGCCGTTCGGCCGGCATCGGTGGGTATTCGACAGGGCGCCGTCGGACATCGACGTCGCCGCGTGTCCACGCCCGCGGTCCGAGCTCAGCGACTGGCTTGACGAACGGTCACAAATTCCCGTTGATCCCGAAACCGGTCCCAGCTGGCATTTCGGCGTGCTGCCCCTGACGGACGGCTCGATGGCGGTCAGCTTGGTGATGTCGCACTACGTGTGCGACGGCGTCGGCGGAATCATCGCGGTGACCGAAGCGCTCATGGGCCTCACCCGCGACCTCGGGTACCCGCCGCCGCATTCCCGCAGCCGGCTGCGCGCGGTCATCGAGGACGCGGGCGAGACAGTCCGGGCCGCCCCCGAGGTGGCCCGGGCGCTGGTCGCGGGGGCGCGAATGGCCCGCAGCAACCGCGACCTCGTGTCGACCGACAAGCGACCCGCCGCCGTAACCGGGGACGGCGGCGGCGACCTGATCGTGGTTCCCGGTGTCGCCATCTACATGGATATGGGCGAATGGGACGCCCGCGCGAGGGCACTTGGCGGCACCAGCAGCACCCTGACCGCCGGGTTCACCGCGAAACTCGGGGAACATCTGGGCTTCCGGCACGGCAAGGACGGCGACGTCACCGTACAACTCCTCGTGAACAACCGTGGCGAGGGCGATACTCGTGCGCTCGCGGTGACGTTCGTCCGCGTCAACATCGACCCGACACGGGCAACGACGGATCTCAGCGAGGCGCGAGTGGCGATCAAGCAGGCACTGACGAGCCTGCGAGAAACGCCGGACAACTCCTCGCTGGTCGCCGCGCTGACCCCGTTCACGTCGAAGCGGACGTGGAAACGGCTGGTCGACACCGCCAACACCGACCCTGATCACCCCGTGGTGTGCTCCAACCTCGGTGAGCTCGGCCCGACCACCCGCCTCGACGGCACCGACTGCGACTACCCGTATGCGCGAGGAACGCGACAAGGCGTGACGCGACAGTGGCTCGAGCAAATAGGTGGCCAACTTCAGGTGCTGTCGCTGCGCGCGTCCGGGGTCGGCAAGGTCGCCATGACCGTCCTCGCGTATCAGCCGGGAGCCCAGAACACCAAGGCCGCCCTGCGCGAGCTGTGTGCGCGCGCACTGGCCGAGTTCGGCCTGACCGGCGAGATCGACTGA
- a CDS encoding alpha/beta fold hydrolase, whose amino-acid sequence MDLFVQESGPVGAPAIVFLHGGEYTGRSWQPVVERMQQYHCLVPDLPHHGKSLQPTPFKMSDTAAAVGELIRARVDSGRVHLVGLSLGAQVGAQLLATEPELVDRAVLCGAIVDAMPVVRLTAPLLALLAWVSRSVTIRRNARLVAIPSAKVDDYRDDVRLLPPAQIAQLVAASGGFTLPTDLDKSDSPTLFLTGSQEMRLIRRSAAALAQRMPNGVDGVAIGMDHEWPLRDPDLFARTVDAWLSGRALPPEIALSNSGYR is encoded by the coding sequence GTGGACTTATTCGTGCAAGAATCCGGTCCCGTCGGGGCGCCCGCGATCGTCTTCCTGCATGGCGGGGAATACACCGGCCGGTCCTGGCAGCCCGTGGTCGAGCGAATGCAGCAATACCACTGTCTGGTCCCCGATCTGCCCCATCACGGCAAAAGCCTTCAGCCCACGCCATTCAAGATGAGCGATACGGCTGCTGCGGTGGGGGAACTCATCCGCGCGCGGGTGGATTCTGGCCGGGTACACCTGGTGGGCCTGTCGCTCGGCGCCCAGGTGGGAGCGCAGCTGCTGGCGACTGAGCCAGAACTCGTCGACAGGGCGGTCCTCTGCGGGGCCATCGTCGACGCGATGCCGGTCGTTCGGCTGACAGCTCCTCTCCTGGCGCTCCTCGCATGGGTCTCCCGATCAGTGACCATCCGCAGGAATGCACGCCTGGTGGCGATTCCCTCAGCCAAGGTTGATGACTATCGCGACGATGTGCGTCTCCTGCCGCCCGCCCAGATCGCCCAACTCGTGGCGGCGTCCGGCGGGTTCACGCTTCCGACGGACCTGGACAAATCGGATTCGCCCACGTTGTTTCTGACCGGCTCCCAGGAGATGCGGCTAATCCGCCGCTCGGCGGCAGCGCTCGCGCAGCGAATGCCCAACGGAGTCGACGGGGTCGCAATCGGTATGGACCACGAGTGGCCCCTACGCGATCCGGACCTCTTCGCGCGCACCGTCGACGCCTGGCTGTCCGGCAGGGCCCTGCCGCCCGAGATCGCCCTGTCGAACTCGGGTTATCGGTGA
- a CDS encoding glycosyltransferase: MKFVLAFYGTRGDVEPGVAVGRELLHRGHYVHMAVPPDLVDFAESVGLTATAYGPDTQAWLEATRNFWTRFFRNLWKIQEAKRLFREAREPGIQCWAEMSTTLRSLADGADLLLTGMSYQELATNVAESRDIALATLLWFPIRVNGHLVPTLPAPLIRGAMTLYEWLVWLGVKSGEDAQRRELSLPKAKGPAPRRIAERGSLEIQAYDEVCFPGLAAEWAKWNGRNLPQRPFVGTLTLELATDADEDVAKWIAAGKPPIFFGFGSIPVESPAETLGMIAAACAQLGERALVSAGWTNFGNVHCFEHVKVVGAVNYAAIFPACRAVVHHGGAGTTAAGLRAGVPTLILWMADVQGIWGAAVKRLKVGTARRFSITTEKSLVADLRRILAPQYVARARELATRMTTPADSVAAAADLAEDFARAGGRS, encoded by the coding sequence ATGAAATTCGTGCTCGCATTTTATGGAACTCGCGGCGACGTCGAACCCGGCGTCGCCGTAGGCCGTGAGCTGCTTCACCGAGGGCACTATGTGCACATGGCTGTCCCGCCCGACTTGGTTGACTTTGCCGAGTCGGTTGGGCTGACGGCGACCGCCTACGGGCCGGATACGCAAGCGTGGCTGGAAGCGACGCGTAACTTCTGGACGAGGTTCTTCCGCAACTTATGGAAGATCCAGGAAGCGAAGAGGCTGTTTCGCGAAGCTCGGGAGCCCGGCATCCAGTGTTGGGCTGAGATGAGCACGACCCTGAGGTCGCTGGCGGACGGGGCCGATTTGTTGCTGACCGGTATGAGCTACCAAGAGCTCGCCACCAATGTGGCGGAGTCTCGCGACATCGCGTTGGCCACGCTGCTGTGGTTCCCGATTCGGGTCAACGGACATCTTGTTCCGACGCTGCCGGCGCCTTTGATCCGGGGTGCGATGACGTTATACGAGTGGCTGGTTTGGCTCGGGGTCAAGAGCGGCGAGGACGCCCAGAGACGCGAGCTCAGCCTTCCTAAGGCGAAGGGTCCGGCGCCGCGCCGCATCGCCGAACGGGGATCGCTGGAGATCCAGGCGTATGACGAGGTGTGCTTTCCGGGGCTGGCAGCCGAATGGGCGAAATGGAATGGGCGCAATCTCCCCCAACGGCCGTTTGTCGGCACGCTGACACTGGAGTTGGCGACGGACGCCGACGAGGACGTCGCGAAGTGGATTGCCGCCGGCAAACCGCCGATCTTCTTCGGGTTTGGCAGCATACCGGTCGAATCTCCGGCCGAGACGCTTGGAATGATCGCGGCGGCATGCGCGCAGTTGGGCGAGCGGGCGCTGGTCAGCGCCGGCTGGACTAACTTCGGCAACGTCCACTGTTTCGAACACGTCAAGGTTGTGGGCGCGGTGAATTACGCGGCGATTTTCCCGGCCTGCCGCGCCGTCGTGCACCACGGTGGCGCAGGGACGACCGCGGCAGGCCTGCGCGCCGGGGTCCCCACGCTGATCCTTTGGATGGCTGACGTTCAGGGGATATGGGGAGCTGCGGTCAAACGGTTGAAGGTCGGCACCGCCAGGCGGTTCTCGATCACCACCGAGAAATCGCTGGTAGCGGATCTGCGTCGAATCCTCGCCCCACAGTACGTGGCCCGGGCCCGTGAACTCGCCACGCGAATGACGACGCCCGCCGACAGCGTCGCGGCGGCCGCCGATCTTGCGGAGGATTTCGCCCGCGCCGGCGGCAGGAGCTGA
- a CDS encoding GAP family protein — MLSSVLLVPTLLLTLDPLRLGLILLLITRARPVQSLFAYWVGAMTASVPYMLVPLMVLHAIPSFRSFADRYANPATLNNPTVGHIQMGIGALALSIAAVMGVRFRAHQRASLAIAGAPASTLPPDGDQDVTKKSAAPKGRLRARIHTAWENGSTWPAFMFGAMSGPPPVTALLVLTTVMASGAAIGTQISLALAWVVGMFAVVEIILISHLVAPVRTQAALQLLHDWILAHKRQVLIAMIVVAGVAMLALGMRGIGAGP, encoded by the coding sequence GTGTTGAGCTCAGTGCTGCTGGTGCCGACGCTCCTGTTGACGCTCGATCCGTTGCGTCTGGGCCTCATCCTTCTACTGATCACTCGAGCGCGTCCCGTGCAGAGCCTGTTCGCCTATTGGGTCGGCGCCATGACGGCGAGTGTGCCCTACATGTTGGTCCCGCTGATGGTGCTGCACGCCATCCCATCCTTCAGGTCTTTTGCGGATCGCTACGCCAACCCGGCCACCCTCAACAACCCCACCGTCGGGCACATCCAAATGGGCATCGGTGCGCTCGCGCTCTCGATTGCCGCGGTAATGGGGGTCCGCTTCCGCGCGCACCAGCGCGCGTCCTTGGCGATTGCGGGCGCCCCCGCGTCGACGCTCCCGCCGGACGGCGACCAGGATGTGACGAAGAAAAGCGCGGCTCCAAAAGGACGGCTTCGCGCCCGCATCCACACAGCGTGGGAAAACGGATCCACCTGGCCGGCGTTCATGTTCGGCGCCATGTCGGGGCCGCCACCTGTGACGGCCCTACTGGTACTCACCACCGTCATGGCCTCGGGAGCCGCGATTGGTACGCAGATAAGCCTCGCTCTCGCGTGGGTCGTCGGAATGTTCGCGGTGGTCGAGATCATCCTCATCAGCCATTTGGTCGCGCCCGTTAGAACCCAAGCGGCACTGCAATTGCTGCACGACTGGATTTTGGCTCACAAACGCCAAGTGCTGATCGCCATGATCGTCGTGGCAGGCGTCGCGATGCTGGCCTTGGGCATGCGCGGCATCGGAGCCGGTCCCTAG